TATTATGGCAGGAAATAGTGATAGCGGTGTGCCTAAAGATAGTAGAATGTATACCGTTATAGGAAAGAAAATAAAATAGCATAAAATTTTTGTTTTTAAATGTAAAACATGAGATATAAATAGGAAATCATTACTATTTTTTATCTCATGTTTTTTTTGATGTAAACTCTTTTAGTAATTTAATAATTGATTCGTTTACAAATCATAAAAATGATGAATAGTATTTTCTGAAAAATAGATTTAGCAGAAAAATTATCAAGAAAAAAAAGCAATCATAATAGTACAGGATAGAGTCAAAAAATTAAAAGCTTAACCTTGTATAATAATATTTTTTCAATGGTTTTTAAGAAAATAGTAATTACATTTTTTTGTTTGTTCTATGTGTTTATTACTTATTCTAAACAAAAGGAACCTTCAATTTTGGTATTCTCAAAAACAGCAAGTTTTAGACATAAGTCTATTCCTGCTGGTATTCAGTTTTTTACTAATTTAAAGAACGAAACAAGCTGGAAAATAGATTTCTCTGAAGATGCTAATGACTTTACTTTAGAAAATTTAAAGAATTATAATGTTGTTGTTTTTTTAAACACAACCGGAAATATCTTAGATAAAAATCAAAAAGAAGCGTTTCAAAAATATATTGGCCATGGAAATGGTTTTGTAGGTATTCATGCAGCTTCTGATACCGAAAAAGAATGGACTTGGTATGGAGATATGGTGGGAGCGGTTTTTAAAGATCATCCTAAGGTACAAAAAGCAAAAGTATATTTTAACAATTCTAGTTTACATCCTGCAACAAATCATTTAAAAGAAGAAGAGCTTTTTAGGGATGAATGGTATAATTTTAAAAAACCAGTAGCAAGCCATGTAAATGTTTTAGCAACTGTAGATGAAACTTCATATACAGGAAAACAGATGAATACAAAAAATCATCCTATTACTTGGTTTCATCATTTTAATGGAGGTCGAATTTTTTATACAGGTTTAGGGCATACCATTACATCTTATGCAGATGCTCGGTTTCAGAAAATGATTAAGGGAGCTATACTTTGGGCGGCAGATTTAGAACAAATTAAAAAACCATCTACAAAAAAATGGACAAATCTGTTTGAAGGAAATCCATCAGAAAATTGGGATGTTTTTATTGGAGCTCCGCATGCAAGTGTAAAAGATTTAAAGAATATAGACCCAAAAAGCGATGGTAAAAATGCAACACCTTTAGGGTTAAATAATGATCCAAAAAACGTTTTTAAATTTGAAAAAGAAAGTGGAGAAAATATTTTACATATTTCTGGAGAAATTTATGGCGCCTTAACTTCTAAGCAAGAGTATGAAAATTATCATTTAAAATTAGAATTTAAATGGGGAGAACAAATTTGGGAACCTCGTTTATTAAGAAAAAGAGATAGTGGCATTTTATACCATTGTTATGGCCCAAATGATGCTTTTTGGAATGTTTGGATGTCATCACAAGAGTTTCAAGTTCAAGAAGGAGATTTAGGGGATTATTACGCTTTAAGCGGAACCTTAATAGATATTCCATCAGAAAAAATAGAAGGAGAAAAAGAATTTACGTATGTTAAAAATGGAGGCTTAAACCCGTTTTCTAGCACACAACGTGTACCGCCCAACCATTGTAATAAAGGTTTTGATAATGAGAAACCACATGGAGAATGGAATACTTTAGAATTAATAAGTTATAAAGGTACTAGTTACCATGTTGTAAACGGAAAAGTTGTAATGGCTTTGTATAATTCTAGATATAAAAATTCAGACGATA
The nucleotide sequence above comes from Polaribacter butkevichii. Encoded proteins:
- a CDS encoding ThuA domain-containing protein; this encodes MVFSKTASFRHKSIPAGIQFFTNLKNETSWKIDFSEDANDFTLENLKNYNVVVFLNTTGNILDKNQKEAFQKYIGHGNGFVGIHAASDTEKEWTWYGDMVGAVFKDHPKVQKAKVYFNNSSLHPATNHLKEEELFRDEWYNFKKPVASHVNVLATVDETSYTGKQMNTKNHPITWFHHFNGGRIFYTGLGHTITSYADARFQKMIKGAILWAADLEQIKKPSTKKWTNLFEGNPSENWDVFIGAPHASVKDLKNIDPKSDGKNATPLGLNNDPKNVFKFEKESGENILHISGEIYGALTSKQEYENYHLKLEFKWGEQIWEPRLLRKRDSGILYHCYGPNDAFWNVWMSSQEFQVQEGDLGDYYALSGTLIDIPSEKIEGEKEFTYVKNGGLNPFSSTQRVPPNHCNKGFDNEKPHGEWNTLELISYKGTSYHVVNGKVVMALYNSRYKNSDDKIVPLTKGKIQIQSEAAEVFYKNVHIKSITNLPRKYKKQVKNRKNK